One window of Rhodopirellula bahusiensis genomic DNA carries:
- a CDS encoding dihydrodipicolinate synthase family protein has product MNTTTLPESTSAPQPIRSRKITGMSAILLPMTTGGEIDWNGFESHVAATLDAGLTPAVNMDTGYANLISDEIREEALVRTAAIAKDRAYLGGVFVGDRSGDDFNADSYCRGIEQVQRHDGTPILFQSFGLTGGDDDSIFDAYSRLASECEQFYAFELGTMFAPFGKIYSLSLYERLMGIGNCLGAKHSSLDRILEWQRLELRNRIRPDFKVLTGNDLAIDMVIYGSDYLLGLSTFCPAEFALRDSMWENDDPRFYGLNDLLQYLGAFAFRDPVPAYKHSAAMFLHARGKVASSQTYPGSPERPASDQAILDLISHDLAAYL; this is encoded by the coding sequence ATGAACACCACCACTCTGCCTGAATCGACGTCCGCCCCTCAGCCCATCCGAAGCCGCAAGATCACCGGCATGTCCGCGATCTTGTTGCCGATGACGACGGGCGGCGAAATCGACTGGAACGGATTCGAATCCCACGTCGCAGCAACGCTCGACGCTGGGCTGACTCCGGCCGTCAACATGGACACCGGCTACGCGAATTTGATCTCCGACGAGATTCGCGAAGAAGCATTGGTCCGCACCGCCGCAATCGCGAAAGACCGAGCCTACCTTGGCGGCGTGTTCGTCGGTGATCGCTCGGGTGATGACTTCAACGCGGATTCGTATTGCCGCGGAATCGAACAAGTCCAGCGTCACGACGGGACACCAATCTTGTTCCAGTCATTCGGTTTGACCGGCGGGGACGACGATTCAATCTTTGACGCCTATTCGCGACTCGCGTCGGAATGCGAACAGTTCTACGCATTCGAACTGGGAACGATGTTCGCTCCGTTCGGAAAGATATATTCGCTGTCGCTGTACGAACGGTTGATGGGGATCGGCAATTGCTTGGGTGCCAAGCATTCGTCGCTCGATCGGATTTTGGAATGGCAGCGTTTGGAATTGCGGAATCGTATTCGTCCGGACTTCAAGGTGCTGACCGGCAACGACCTCGCGATCGACATGGTGATCTACGGCAGCGACTACCTTCTGGGTTTGTCGACATTCTGCCCGGCCGAGTTCGCACTTCGCGATTCAATGTGGGAAAACGACGACCCGCGGTTTTATGGTTTGAACGACTTGCTCCAATACCTCGGTGCGTTCGCATTCCGTGATCCAGTTCCCGCTTACAAACATTCCGCTGCGATGTTCTTGCACGCCCGAGGCAAGGTCGCCAGCAGCCAGACTTATCCGGGCAGTCCCGAACGACCGGCCAGCGACCAAGCGATCTTGGACCTGATTTCGCATGACCTCGCAGCGTATCTGTGA
- a CDS encoding oxidoreductase, protein MAYPRVASLKTHDDFVSHLRDNHIEMPSDAEVESGDASPLAQSFEVHGQTVGNRWSILPMEGWDGTTDGLPTDLTRRRWRNFGLSGAKLMWGGEAVAVRHDGRANPNQLLLTEQNLSAIESLRQDLVEEHEKHFDRSDDLLIGLQLTHSGRFSRPNIKSLTEPRTVQRNVVLDRRVKITDDSAIFSDDELSTLIDDFIAAAVRAEKAGYRFVDVKHCHGYLGHELLAGRDREGKFGGSFENRTRFLRDIVSGIDAATNDLKVGVRLSLFDFLPYHPGQDRVGEPEPGGEPDKVFGGGKDGLTIDLTETSKLIDLMHEIGIRMVCTTAGSPYTNPHIQRPAYFPPSDGYTPPEDPLAGVARQIAAVGEMKKRHPDMIFIGSGYTYLQDYLPNVAQAVVKAGMADSIGLGRMVLSYPDLPADVTAGTVWQRKKVCRTFSDCTTAPRNGIISGCYPLDPFYKKRDERKQLNELKKALQA, encoded by the coding sequence ATGGCCTACCCACGCGTCGCGTCGCTGAAGACTCACGATGACTTTGTTTCGCACCTGCGAGACAACCACATTGAGATGCCATCGGATGCAGAAGTGGAATCGGGTGATGCATCGCCACTTGCTCAATCCTTTGAGGTCCACGGGCAAACCGTTGGCAACCGATGGAGCATCTTGCCGATGGAAGGTTGGGACGGGACCACCGATGGTTTGCCGACTGATTTGACACGACGGCGTTGGCGTAACTTTGGGCTCAGCGGTGCCAAGTTGATGTGGGGCGGCGAAGCCGTCGCGGTCCGACACGATGGTCGGGCCAACCCGAATCAATTGTTGTTGACGGAACAGAATCTGTCGGCGATCGAATCGTTGCGTCAAGATTTGGTCGAGGAACACGAAAAGCATTTTGACCGCAGCGACGATCTGCTGATCGGTTTGCAGCTGACTCACTCGGGCCGGTTTTCCAGACCCAACATCAAATCGTTGACCGAGCCTCGCACGGTTCAGCGAAACGTGGTTCTGGATCGCCGCGTCAAGATCACGGACGACTCGGCGATCTTCAGCGACGATGAACTGTCAACTTTGATCGATGACTTCATCGCCGCGGCCGTCCGAGCTGAGAAGGCTGGTTACCGGTTTGTCGATGTCAAGCATTGTCATGGCTACCTTGGACACGAATTGCTTGCCGGCCGAGATCGCGAGGGCAAGTTTGGTGGCAGCTTTGAAAACCGCACTCGTTTTTTGCGTGACATCGTGTCGGGAATCGATGCGGCAACCAATGACTTGAAAGTCGGTGTGCGATTGAGTTTGTTTGATTTCCTTCCGTATCATCCGGGGCAAGATCGCGTCGGTGAACCCGAGCCTGGTGGCGAACCCGACAAGGTGTTCGGGGGCGGCAAGGATGGTTTGACGATCGATCTGACGGAAACTTCGAAGCTGATCGATCTGATGCACGAGATCGGCATCCGAATGGTTTGCACCACCGCGGGCAGTCCTTACACGAACCCGCACATTCAGCGTCCGGCCTACTTCCCACCGAGCGATGGCTACACGCCGCCGGAGGATCCGTTGGCCGGAGTCGCACGCCAAATCGCAGCGGTTGGCGAGATGAAGAAGCGTCATCCGGACATGATTTTCATCGGGTCGGGCTACACCTATTTGCAGGATTACTTGCCCAACGTCGCTCAAGCGGTTGTGAAAGCCGGCATGGCGGACTCGATCGGTTTGGGTCGCATGGTGTTGTCGTATCCCGATTTGCCTGCTGACGTGACCGCCGGCACCGTGTGGCAACGCAAGAAGGTTTGCCGCACATTCAGTGATTGCACCACCGCACCTCGCAACGGAATCATCAGCGGCTGTTATCCTTTGGACCCGTTCTACAAAAAACGCGACGAACGCAAGCAACTCAACGAGTTGAAGAAAGCGTTGCAGGCTTAA